A window of the Arenibacter algicola genome harbors these coding sequences:
- a CDS encoding DUF4199 domain-containing protein, whose product MKQFALPIRFGIAVSGSLIAYFLLLSLFNLHTNIFYSLFNGVITGFGIYEAIKYFRLKEGPSFNYGKGFTAGIVTGFVGTLIFTLFFAFYATEINLGFLDELSKVWFRDYNTSEGIVFFTVAIMGFATTLVLTLSFMQLFKTSNNLKRKSV is encoded by the coding sequence ATGAAACAATTTGCACTCCCTATTAGGTTTGGCATAGCTGTTAGCGGCTCATTAATTGCCTATTTCTTATTGTTGTCCCTTTTTAATCTTCACACCAATATTTTTTATAGTCTTTTTAATGGTGTAATTACGGGATTCGGGATATATGAGGCCATAAAATATTTTAGGCTCAAGGAAGGGCCATCCTTTAATTATGGCAAAGGTTTTACGGCGGGGATTGTTACCGGTTTTGTAGGGACATTGATCTTTACATTGTTTTTCGCCTTTTATGCTACGGAGATTAATCTGGGATTTTTGGATGAACTCTCCAAAGTATGGTTCCGCGATTATAACACATCGGAGGGTATTGTTTTCTTTACCGTGGCCATTATGGGCTTTGCAACTACCTTGGTTCTGACCCTGTCATTTATGCAGTTGTTCAAGACTTCGAACAACCTCAAAAGAAAATCGGTTTAA
- the rpmA gene encoding 50S ribosomal protein L27 produces the protein MAHKKGVGSSKNGRESESKRLGVKIYGGQAAIAGNIIVRQRGTKHNPGENVYAGKDHTLHARVDGLVKFQKKAGGKSYVSIEPFEA, from the coding sequence ATGGCACATAAGAAAGGTGTAGGTAGTTCTAAAAACGGTAGGGAATCAGAATCAAAACGCTTGGGCGTTAAGATTTATGGTGGACAAGCTGCCATTGCTGGGAACATCATTGTAAGACAACGTGGTACTAAACATAACCCAGGTGAAAATGTTTATGCTGGAAAAGATCATACCTTGCATGCAAGGGTAGACGGTCTTGTAAAATTCCAAAAGAAAGCAGGAGGTAAATCCTATGTTTCTATTGAGCCTTTTGAGGCTTAA
- a CDS encoding SDR family oxidoreductase translates to MNILLTGATGTLGSRVLFSLLELRFQSIDNIYLPVRKKTSVGPEQRIINVVSSEFATDFVKKNLPEVLKKIVTVDAEKLLNPASFLGNNKLDYFIHSAGYVNLSTDPAAKEEIFNQNLQFTKDIFDTYCSHIVKFVYISTAFAAGNIGGLLHNDYTNIKNGNYRNHYEASKHASEKFLLKAGRAKNIPIQILRPSVLGGNIYGSPNYFISKYMVFYLFAKFFHNSSSKDAIRITTKTDTGLNIIPTDYAAQVIAMVISKEIQQLNIVNSKETNMKKGIAKILKVVGFSNFSFTEDQINTSTGFSSKLEEFYYETIGLHLHPYMTSKPNEWDTSLLESILPIPNYNLVDYLSETVAFAKAKNFRNQKW, encoded by the coding sequence TCGTAAGAAAACTTCTGTTGGACCTGAACAACGAATCATAAATGTAGTTTCAAGTGAGTTCGCAACAGATTTTGTAAAAAAGAACCTTCCTGAAGTCTTAAAAAAAATAGTCACGGTAGATGCGGAAAAATTATTAAATCCGGCTTCTTTTCTAGGAAATAATAAGTTGGATTATTTTATACACTCGGCCGGGTATGTCAATTTATCAACTGATCCTGCCGCCAAGGAGGAAATATTCAATCAAAATTTACAGTTTACCAAAGATATATTCGATACCTATTGCAGCCATATTGTAAAATTCGTCTATATAAGTACGGCATTTGCCGCAGGAAATATAGGTGGATTATTGCACAACGATTATACCAACATAAAAAACGGTAATTACCGCAATCATTACGAAGCCTCCAAACACGCTTCGGAAAAGTTCCTGTTAAAAGCTGGTAGGGCAAAAAATATTCCAATTCAAATTTTGCGGCCCAGTGTGCTTGGGGGAAATATTTATGGGAGCCCAAATTATTTTATATCAAAATACATGGTCTTTTACCTTTTTGCGAAGTTTTTTCACAATAGCAGCTCGAAGGACGCCATACGTATTACTACCAAAACGGACACTGGGTTAAATATTATTCCAACGGACTATGCCGCTCAGGTAATTGCCATGGTGATTTCTAAAGAAATTCAACAATTGAACATTGTTAATTCCAAAGAGACGAACATGAAAAAAGGCATTGCCAAAATTTTGAAGGTCGTAGGCTTCTCCAATTTTAGTTTTACCGAAGATCAAATTAATACCTCAACAGGATTTTCTTCAAAGTTGGAAGAGTTTTACTACGAAACCATTGGACTGCATTTACACCCCTACATGACCTCTAAACCCAATGAATGGGACACAAGCCTATTGGAGAGTATCTTGCCCATACCTAACTACAACCTAGTGGATTATTTATCTGAAACAGTTGCTTTTGCCAAGGCCAAGAATTTTAGAAATCAGAAGTGGTAA
- the rplU gene encoding 50S ribosomal protein L21, with translation MYAIVEIAGQQFKVAKDQKVYVHRLQDEEGSKVTFDNVLLLEDGSNITIGAPAIDGAAVEAKVIKHLKGDKVIVFKKKRRKGYKKKNGHRQYLTELVIEGIIASGAKKSEKKAEPKKEAKPAAKKAEVKAEAPKKEEAKATEDLSKNTVAELRELAKAKGVEGYSSMKKAELIAALS, from the coding sequence ATGTACGCAATTGTAGAGATAGCAGGGCAGCAATTTAAAGTTGCGAAAGACCAAAAAGTGTATGTTCACCGTTTACAAGACGAAGAAGGTAGCAAAGTAACCTTTGATAACGTTCTTTTGTTGGAAGATGGTAGTAACATAACAATTGGCGCCCCAGCTATAGACGGAGCCGCTGTTGAGGCTAAAGTCATTAAGCACCTAAAAGGTGATAAGGTAATTGTCTTTAAAAAGAAAAGACGTAAAGGTTACAAAAAGAAAAACGGTCACCGTCAATATTTGACTGAATTGGTAATAGAAGGTATTATTGCCTCTGGAGCCAAAAAATCTGAGAAAAAGGCGGAACCAAAAAAAGAAGCTAAACCTGCTGCTAAAAAAGCAGAGGTAAAAGCAGAAGCTCCAAAGAAGGAGGAAGCTAAAGCTACCGAGGATTTGAGTAAAAATACGGTTGCAGAGCTAAGAGAATTGGCAAAAGCTAAGGGAGTTGAAGGTTATTCTTCAATGAAAAAAGCAGAATTGATTGCCGCTTTAAGTTAA
- the gldD gene encoding gliding motility lipoprotein GldD, producing MKLNLGLIVLLLCLASSCKDDVLPKPKAMLRLEYPAGKEAILETEHFSVKYNEMAKLKSESNTSFTLDYPLMKGSIFINYKAVNGNLDKLLTDAQKLSYEHVVKADGIYEEPVVNEPHKVYGMYYEVKGNAASQSQFYVTDSTKHFVTGSLYFYAQPNYDSILPAAVHLQKDIRKIIESLRWTE from the coding sequence ATGAAGCTTAACCTCGGACTTATTGTTTTATTATTGTGTCTTGCATCGTCATGTAAGGACGACGTTTTGCCGAAACCTAAGGCAATGCTTAGGCTGGAATATCCCGCGGGTAAGGAAGCAATCTTGGAAACAGAACACTTTTCTGTCAAATACAATGAAATGGCCAAATTGAAATCCGAGTCCAATACCTCCTTTACATTGGACTACCCCCTTATGAAAGGTTCTATTTTTATTAATTATAAGGCGGTGAACGGCAATTTGGACAAACTGCTTACCGATGCTCAAAAACTAAGCTACGAGCACGTTGTGAAGGCCGACGGTATTTATGAGGAACCCGTTGTTAACGAACCTCACAAGGTATATGGAATGTATTATGAAGTAAAGGGTAATGCAGCTTCGCAATCCCAGTTTTATGTAACGGACAGTACAAAGCACTTCGTAACCGGGTCATTGTATTTTTATGCCCAACCTAATTATGATTCTATTTTGCCAGCTGCGGTACATCTGCAAAAGGATATTCGCAAAATTATTGAATCCTTACGCTGGACGGAGTAG